One segment of Meriones unguiculatus strain TT.TT164.6M chromosome X, Bangor_MerUng_6.1, whole genome shotgun sequence DNA contains the following:
- the Tspan6 gene encoding tetraspanin-6 isoform X1, whose amino-acid sequence MASPSRRLQTKPVITCFKSVLLIYTFIFWITGVILLAIGIWGKVSLENYFSLLNEKATNVPFVLIGTGTVIILLGTFGCFATCRASAWMLKLYAMFLTLIFLVELVAAIVGFVFRHEIKNSFKNNYENALKEYNSTRDYRSEAVDKIQSTLHCCGVTNYRDWKGTNYYSETGFPKSCCKLEDCSPQRDADKVNEEGCFIKVMAIIESEMGVVAGISFGVACFQLIGIFLAYCLSRAITNNQYEIV is encoded by the exons ATGGCGTCCCCATCTCGGAGGCTGCAGACTAAACCAGTCATTACTTGTTTCAAAAGCGTTCTCTTGATCTACACTTTCATCTTTTGG ATTACTGGTGTCATCCTTCTTGCCATTGGCATTTGGGGAAAGGTTAGCCtggaaaattatttttccctCTTAAATGAGAAGGCCACCAATGTGCCTTTTGTGCTTATTGGCACTGGTACTGTCATTATTCTCTTGGGCACCTTTGGTTGTTTTGCTACCTGTCGAGCTTCTGCATGGATGCTGAAACTG TATGCAATGTTTCTGACACTCATTTTTTTGGTCGAACTAGTTGCCGCCATTGTAGGATTTGTTTTCAGACATGAG ATTAAGAACAGCTTTAAAAATAACTATGAAAACGCTTTGAAGGAGTACAACTCCACAAGAGACTATAGAAGTGAAGCTGTAGACAAGATTCAAAGTACT ttgcaTTGTTGCGGTGTCACCAATTACAGAGATTGGAAAGGTACTAATTATTACTCAGAAACAGGATTTCCCAAAAGCTGCTGTAAACTGGAGGATTGTTCTCCACAGAGAGATGCAGATAAAGTCAACGAAGAG GGTTGTTTCATAAAGGTAATGGCAATTATAGAGTCAGAAATGGGAGTCGTTGCTGGAATTTCTTTTGGTGTTGCTTGCTTCCAG TTAATTGGAATCTTTCTTGCGTACTGTCTTTCTCGTGCCATAACAAATAACCAGTATGAGATAGTATAA
- the Tspan6 gene encoding tetraspanin-6 isoform X2, whose protein sequence is MLKLYAMFLTLIFLVELVAAIVGFVFRHEIKNSFKNNYENALKEYNSTRDYRSEAVDKIQSTLHCCGVTNYRDWKGTNYYSETGFPKSCCKLEDCSPQRDADKVNEEGCFIKVMAIIESEMGVVAGISFGVACFQLIGIFLAYCLSRAITNNQYEIV, encoded by the exons ATGCTGAAACTG TATGCAATGTTTCTGACACTCATTTTTTTGGTCGAACTAGTTGCCGCCATTGTAGGATTTGTTTTCAGACATGAG ATTAAGAACAGCTTTAAAAATAACTATGAAAACGCTTTGAAGGAGTACAACTCCACAAGAGACTATAGAAGTGAAGCTGTAGACAAGATTCAAAGTACT ttgcaTTGTTGCGGTGTCACCAATTACAGAGATTGGAAAGGTACTAATTATTACTCAGAAACAGGATTTCCCAAAAGCTGCTGTAAACTGGAGGATTGTTCTCCACAGAGAGATGCAGATAAAGTCAACGAAGAG GGTTGTTTCATAAAGGTAATGGCAATTATAGAGTCAGAAATGGGAGTCGTTGCTGGAATTTCTTTTGGTGTTGCTTGCTTCCAG TTAATTGGAATCTTTCTTGCGTACTGTCTTTCTCGTGCCATAACAAATAACCAGTATGAGATAGTATAA